One window from the genome of Rubinisphaera margarita encodes:
- a CDS encoding DUF1559 domain-containing protein, producing the protein MRQYDSKRPAFTLIELLVVIAIIAILVALLLPAVQQAREAARRTQCKNHLKQLALALHNYADANTVLPPGASVDTSVTTTASNGSWGVHGRILPYLEQGSLFESVDLTTAWDFQSPIDGLKIPVYACPSDAKSDLARDPGSGKVTLYPTTYGFNYGTWFVFDPSTGRGGQGLFYPNSSLTFRDAVDGSSNTLLAAEVKAWTPYQRNGGPSSTTIPPTAVAAETIVASGAQFKNTGHTEWPDGRVHHTGVTVTLPPNSKVRYTTGGITYDEMDYNSWQEGLDGGAGNPSYAIITSRSYHQGMVNVALFDGSTRSISENIDLSIWRGLGTRDGGEVLGEF; encoded by the coding sequence TTGCGACAATACGACTCTAAACGCCCCGCCTTCACTCTCATCGAACTTCTTGTTGTCATCGCGATCATTGCCATCCTGGTGGCTCTCCTCTTGCCCGCCGTTCAGCAGGCCCGCGAGGCGGCTCGTCGCACCCAGTGCAAGAACCATCTCAAGCAACTGGCGCTGGCATTGCATAATTATGCGGATGCCAACACGGTTCTTCCACCCGGAGCCTCCGTCGATACCTCGGTGACAACCACAGCCTCGAATGGCTCCTGGGGTGTGCACGGCCGCATTTTGCCGTACCTGGAACAGGGAAGCCTGTTCGAGTCGGTCGATCTGACGACCGCATGGGATTTCCAGTCGCCAATCGACGGCTTGAAGATTCCCGTTTATGCCTGTCCGAGCGATGCCAAAAGCGACCTGGCTCGTGATCCCGGCAGCGGGAAGGTGACGCTCTATCCGACAACCTACGGCTTCAATTACGGCACCTGGTTCGTGTTCGATCCCTCCACCGGTCGTGGCGGACAAGGTCTGTTCTATCCCAACTCCAGCCTGACTTTTCGCGATGCCGTGGACGGTTCTTCCAACACGCTGCTGGCCGCGGAAGTGAAGGCCTGGACCCCCTATCAGAGAAACGGCGGGCCATCGTCGACGACCATTCCTCCCACAGCCGTCGCCGCGGAAACGATCGTCGCTTCAGGGGCTCAATTCAAGAATACCGGTCACACAGAATGGCCCGATGGACGGGTCCACCACACGGGGGTCACAGTCACCCTGCCGCCGAATTCCAAGGTGCGTTACACCACCGGCGGCATCACGTACGACGAAATGGATTACAACTCCTGGCAGGAAGGCCTGGACGGCGGAGCCGGGAACCCCTCGTATGCCATCATCACCTCGCGAAGCTACCATCAGGGCATGGTGAATGTGGCCCTGTTCGACGGCTCCACCCGCTCGATCAGTGAGAATATTGACTTATCGATCTGGAGAGGCCTCGGCACTCGCGACGGAGGAGAGGTGCTCGGCGAGTTCTAA
- a CDS encoding sensor histidine kinase has protein sequence MRWPLRLQILVPVVTIQVVTVLAVTISSAWIAVQRARDEVTDRLDSVVSTVRIAAYPLTTGVLAQLHDLSQAHFVIYDGQGRLRSSTLPGGAPDRLPALDRGKATVEGSVGSRSQIEFGTERYFVDVVTRPVGTELGDVLVLYPESRWEQAQNSAMAPSLAIGFLLLSVTVFASIWISHRIAARVRIVEKHVARIAGGNFEPLPPLPVKDELSELADSINMMASVLKLTMQRIRDNERAKMLTQLAGGMAHQFRNSLTGARVSLQLHQRHCAERNDPAIEMALKQLKLTEEQIKALLRLSRGEASPGVSTSLADVVQDVVSLVEPLCDHQKIRFESRLEQMTVQVPDGDAIRGSLLNIVLNATEATGPGGEVVLVTRRADEAIVIDIVDNGPGVPEDVIDEIFQPFFTTKKEGVGLGLALASQAVEDCGGHLEYDREAGRTRFRLTIPDSSTVEHTLGEDHAKAESSPNITRRDDV, from the coding sequence ATGCGTTGGCCTCTACGACTTCAGATTCTGGTTCCCGTTGTCACGATTCAGGTGGTGACGGTACTCGCCGTGACGATCTCATCGGCGTGGATCGCTGTACAGAGAGCGAGGGATGAGGTCACCGATCGGCTCGACAGTGTCGTTTCCACCGTTCGGATTGCCGCCTATCCGCTGACGACCGGCGTGCTGGCCCAACTCCACGACCTCTCACAAGCTCACTTTGTCATTTACGACGGACAAGGGCGGCTTCGGTCTTCCACGCTTCCAGGCGGAGCTCCGGACCGGCTGCCGGCTCTCGATCGCGGCAAAGCGACTGTTGAAGGATCGGTTGGATCACGATCTCAGATCGAATTCGGAACCGAACGTTACTTCGTGGACGTGGTAACGCGTCCGGTTGGGACTGAGCTCGGAGACGTACTCGTTCTCTATCCGGAAAGTCGCTGGGAGCAGGCTCAGAATTCGGCGATGGCTCCGTCGCTGGCAATCGGCTTCCTTCTGTTGTCGGTCACGGTGTTCGCATCGATCTGGATCTCTCACCGCATCGCGGCTCGAGTGCGTATTGTGGAAAAGCATGTGGCCCGGATTGCTGGTGGCAACTTCGAGCCGCTTCCTCCCCTGCCCGTCAAAGACGAGCTGAGTGAACTGGCGGATTCGATCAACATGATGGCCTCTGTCCTGAAGCTGACCATGCAGCGAATACGCGATAACGAGCGGGCGAAGATGCTCACCCAGCTGGCTGGCGGAATGGCCCATCAGTTCCGAAACTCTCTCACCGGTGCCCGGGTCTCTCTGCAGCTTCATCAGAGGCACTGCGCGGAACGGAACGATCCGGCCATTGAGATGGCTCTGAAGCAACTGAAGTTGACTGAGGAGCAGATCAAGGCACTTCTGCGACTCTCTCGCGGCGAAGCCAGCCCCGGGGTTTCAACCAGTCTGGCCGATGTCGTGCAGGATGTGGTCTCGCTTGTCGAACCGCTTTGCGATCATCAGAAGATCCGCTTTGAGTCACGCCTCGAGCAGATGACGGTTCAAGTTCCTGACGGAGATGCCATTCGCGGGTCGCTGCTCAATATCGTGCTGAACGCGACCGAAGCGACCGGCCCGGGAGGTGAGGTGGTCCTTGTCACGCGGCGAGCCGATGAAGCCATCGTGATCGATATCGTTGACAATGGACCGGGCGTCCCGGAGGACGTTATTGATGAGATCTTCCAGCCATTCTTCACGACCAAAAAGGAAGGTGTCGGCCTTGGGCTGGCGCTGGCTTCTCAGGCTGTGGAGGACTGCGGGGGGCATCTTGAGTATGATCGAGAGGCCGGCAGAACGCGGTTTCGCCTGACAATCCCCGATTCTTCGACAGTTGAGCACACGCTGGGGGAAGATCATGCGAAAGCGGAGAGTTCACCGAATATCACGAGAAGAGATGATGTATGA
- a CDS encoding protein-L-isoaspartate(D-aspartate) O-methyltransferase, translating into MPDDFFHKRQRLVDSELRVQGIDDPRVLNAMRSVPREKFVPTDQQDVAYRNAPLPIGEGQTISQPLIVALMAEALELNGNGRVLEIGTGSGYAAAVLAELAENVYTVERFGLLAETARRRLKKLGYDNVHVLQGDGTLGWPEHAPYDGIVVAAGGPDVPETLKRQLKIGGRLVIPVGEQKHLQSLVRVKRVSEDEYEYDDLGNVRFVPLVGQAGWATGDQAEPATSSESGKSYSSMTLPELIREAAEPFESIEEADLSALQDRIGDSRLVLIGEASHGTSEFYRMRARITQALIEQKGFNFVAVEADWPDAGRMNDYVTLRKPGDGQKWNAFERFPEWMWRNHEVLEFVEWLRDFNLTNRDRHQRVGWYGVDLYSLYTSIRAVLGYLQKVDPESAELARERYSCLTAWEPDPQSYGRAAVMGQYRSCEQDAVTMLKDLLASQMEYARYDGEYFMDAALNAKLIADAEKYYRVMYRGGDESWNLRDQHMFETLESLLDFHGRESRAILWAHNSHLGDDAATEMGRRGQINLGHLCRKHFGDSAYLIGQLTDRGTVAAAPFWDEPMEVMQVRPSHEESYERVLHDTGLQQAFLPLRATALPGFKERLGSSRMERAIGVIYRPRTELQSHYFEVSLPEQFDEVIWFDTSSAVKPFDVKAMDFDPAHHPFALVD; encoded by the coding sequence ATGCCAGACGATTTCTTCCACAAACGCCAGCGGCTGGTCGACAGTGAACTTCGCGTTCAGGGGATTGACGATCCACGGGTACTGAACGCGATGAGATCGGTACCGCGGGAAAAATTTGTTCCGACCGATCAACAGGACGTGGCCTATCGCAACGCTCCGCTGCCGATTGGAGAAGGGCAGACAATCTCACAGCCGCTGATCGTCGCTCTCATGGCCGAGGCGCTGGAGTTGAATGGCAATGGGAGAGTGCTGGAGATCGGTACCGGTTCTGGCTATGCAGCAGCCGTGCTCGCCGAATTAGCCGAGAACGTATATACCGTGGAACGCTTCGGTCTGCTCGCCGAGACAGCACGGCGACGGTTGAAAAAACTGGGCTACGACAACGTGCATGTGCTTCAGGGAGATGGAACGCTTGGCTGGCCGGAACATGCTCCCTACGACGGAATTGTCGTCGCGGCTGGGGGCCCGGATGTTCCCGAGACATTGAAGCGACAGTTGAAGATCGGCGGACGACTGGTCATCCCCGTCGGGGAGCAGAAACATTTGCAATCACTCGTCCGCGTGAAGCGGGTCAGCGAAGACGAATACGAATACGACGATCTGGGCAACGTCCGCTTCGTCCCACTCGTTGGTCAGGCCGGTTGGGCAACAGGCGACCAGGCAGAGCCGGCCACATCGTCGGAGTCGGGGAAAAGCTATTCCAGCATGACTCTACCGGAGTTGATCCGCGAGGCGGCGGAGCCATTTGAGAGTATTGAAGAGGCGGACTTGTCTGCCCTGCAGGACCGCATTGGCGATTCGCGACTGGTCCTCATCGGAGAAGCGTCTCATGGCACGTCTGAGTTCTATCGGATGCGAGCCAGAATTACGCAGGCCCTGATTGAACAGAAGGGGTTCAACTTTGTCGCCGTCGAAGCAGACTGGCCCGATGCTGGTCGAATGAATGACTACGTGACGCTCAGAAAGCCAGGCGATGGGCAGAAGTGGAATGCCTTCGAACGCTTCCCGGAGTGGATGTGGAGGAATCATGAGGTCCTCGAGTTTGTCGAATGGCTCCGCGACTTCAATCTTACTAATCGGGACCGGCATCAGCGGGTCGGCTGGTACGGCGTCGATCTTTACAGCCTTTACACCTCGATTCGTGCGGTTCTCGGTTATCTCCAGAAAGTCGATCCGGAAAGTGCGGAGCTCGCCCGCGAGCGATACAGCTGTCTCACGGCCTGGGAACCGGATCCGCAGTCATATGGACGGGCCGCAGTGATGGGGCAGTACCGCTCCTGCGAACAGGATGCGGTCACGATGCTCAAGGATCTGCTGGCGAGTCAAATGGAATATGCCCGGTATGACGGTGAGTACTTCATGGATGCTGCTCTCAACGCCAAGCTCATCGCTGATGCCGAAAAATACTACCGCGTGATGTACCGAGGCGGCGACGAATCATGGAACCTTCGCGATCAACACATGTTCGAAACTCTGGAGTCGCTGCTCGACTTCCACGGGCGGGAATCCAGGGCGATCCTCTGGGCTCACAATTCCCACCTCGGCGACGATGCGGCTACGGAGATGGGACGCCGAGGGCAGATTAATCTCGGACATCTCTGTCGGAAACATTTCGGGGACTCTGCCTATCTCATTGGCCAACTGACCGACCGCGGCACGGTCGCCGCGGCGCCGTTCTGGGACGAGCCAATGGAGGTTATGCAAGTTCGCCCCTCGCATGAAGAGAGCTACGAACGGGTGCTGCACGACACAGGTTTGCAGCAGGCATTTCTCCCATTGCGGGCGACAGCACTTCCCGGTTTCAAAGAACGTCTAGGCTCCTCGCGCATGGAACGGGCGATTGGCGTCATCTATCGACCTCGTACCGAATTGCAGAGTCACTACTTCGAAGTATCGCTGCCGGAGCAATTCGACGAAGTGATCTGGTTCGATACCTCATCAGCCGTGAAGCCTTTCGATGTGAAGGCCATGGACTTCGACCCGGCTCACCATCCGTTTGCGCTGGTCGACTGA
- a CDS encoding SulP family inorganic anion transporter has protein sequence MIGYFTKHSASLKDDVLAALTVALALVPEAVAFAFVAGVPPTVGLYSAFFIGLITAIAGGRPGMISGATGAMAVVVVSLVALHGIEYLFYAVILCGLLQIFTGVLRLGKLIRLVPHSVMLGFVNGLAIVIGLAQLGSFKTLGTNGTMTYLQGLPLAIMGGLVALTMAIIILLPRFTRAIPSSLAAIMVVSVISIGINQYAPQTWIPAGQANVVQTVDDLVANNLRAKAVQEAAAEAHGGIATADAHGHGQVDIAVLEQKQIDEAVASVTAVDEPLPMLFFLDSRYTLAPLTWETFFIILPFSLILAGVGLIESLMTLSLIDEITETRGNGNRECIGQGAANIVCGLFGGMGGCAMIGQSLININSGGRSRVSGVVAAVGLLVLVVVLKPVISMVPMAALVGVMFMVVIGTFEWSTLHTWNKVPAGDVLVMVLVAGYTVLFHNLAIAVLLGIVVQALIFAWNHATHMLADIHFEDDKKVYQLHGPLFFASISSFRDLFDPASDPPVVAIDFYFSRVYDQSAIEAINRLAERYQQEGKTLHLQNLNPDCRRIFERADHLAKVEISSGLHYHITKTI, from the coding sequence ATGATTGGATACTTCACGAAGCACTCCGCTTCGCTTAAAGACGATGTTCTTGCCGCTCTGACCGTGGCTCTGGCTCTTGTTCCGGAAGCTGTCGCCTTCGCATTTGTCGCAGGTGTGCCGCCCACGGTGGGGCTCTATTCCGCCTTCTTCATTGGCTTGATCACCGCGATCGCCGGCGGACGTCCCGGTATGATTTCTGGTGCCACCGGAGCCATGGCGGTCGTCGTCGTCTCACTGGTCGCCCTGCACGGCATTGAATATCTGTTTTATGCGGTGATTCTCTGCGGCCTGCTGCAGATCTTCACTGGTGTACTCAGGCTGGGGAAACTGATCCGGCTGGTGCCTCATTCGGTGATGCTCGGGTTCGTGAACGGACTGGCGATCGTCATTGGTCTGGCCCAGCTCGGCAGCTTCAAGACCTTGGGCACGAACGGCACGATGACGTATCTGCAGGGCCTGCCGCTCGCGATCATGGGGGGGCTCGTCGCCCTCACGATGGCGATCATCATCCTGTTGCCCCGGTTCACTCGCGCCATCCCGAGTTCACTGGCCGCGATCATGGTCGTTTCGGTGATCTCGATCGGAATCAACCAATACGCCCCTCAGACGTGGATTCCAGCGGGCCAGGCGAACGTCGTCCAAACCGTCGATGACCTGGTGGCCAACAATCTGCGAGCCAAAGCCGTTCAGGAAGCCGCCGCGGAAGCCCACGGGGGAATTGCCACCGCTGACGCCCATGGTCATGGCCAGGTCGACATCGCCGTCCTCGAACAAAAGCAGATCGACGAGGCGGTCGCCAGTGTGACTGCCGTTGACGAACCTCTTCCGATGCTGTTTTTCCTCGACTCCCGCTACACGCTCGCTCCGCTGACGTGGGAAACGTTCTTCATCATCCTGCCGTTCTCCCTGATTCTGGCCGGCGTCGGGCTGATCGAATCGCTGATGACGCTCTCGCTGATCGATGAGATCACCGAAACTCGCGGCAACGGAAATCGTGAATGTATCGGACAGGGGGCGGCCAATATCGTTTGCGGCCTCTTCGGCGGGATGGGAGGCTGTGCGATGATCGGTCAGTCGCTGATCAACATCAACTCCGGTGGACGCAGTCGTGTTTCGGGCGTCGTGGCCGCTGTCGGCCTGCTTGTCCTTGTCGTCGTTCTGAAGCCGGTGATTTCGATGGTGCCGATGGCCGCTCTCGTCGGTGTGATGTTCATGGTCGTGATCGGCACGTTCGAATGGAGCACGCTGCACACCTGGAACAAGGTCCCGGCAGGCGATGTGCTTGTGATGGTGCTGGTCGCCGGATACACGGTCCTGTTCCACAATCTCGCCATCGCGGTTCTGCTGGGCATCGTTGTTCAGGCACTCATTTTCGCCTGGAATCATGCCACCCACATGTTGGCCGACATCCACTTCGAAGACGACAAGAAGGTCTACCAGTTACACGGACCGCTATTTTTCGCCTCGATCAGCAGCTTTCGGGACCTGTTCGACCCCGCCAGCGATCCGCCCGTCGTGGCAATCGACTTCTACTTCTCCCGGGTTTACGACCAGTCGGCCATTGAAGCCATCAATCGACTTGCCGAGCGATACCAGCAGGAGGGAAAGACCCTGCATCTGCAGAATCTCAACCCCGATTGCCGCCGCATCTTCGAGCGAGCCGATCATCTGGCCAAGGTCGAGATCTCCTCCGGTCTCCACTACCACATTACGAAGACGATCTAG
- a CDS encoding sigma-54-dependent transcriptional regulator gives MSNILVVDDEPSICWTLEQALADDGHEVVATSTAEEALQIAERLRPDVVVMDIRLPGMDGLEALEALKNVARDTPVIMITAFGNLDTAVQAIKRGAFEYLTKPFDLEDAIQVVRRALGSKPSSAVGEHAPLPQDMSQTLLGSSPGMQAVFRKIAMVAPHDVPVLITGESGTGKELVAAAIHRYSNRSSGLFIPVCIPAMNESVLESELFGHSRGAFTGAVVERRGLLQAADGGTAFLDEIGDISLATQVKILRVLETKAITSVGRDEQYTSDFRLVAATHRNLEEMVGRGEFREDLFYRLSVFRIVIPPLRERMEDIPVLARHFIWNVDPRRVVSLSPSALEELVSRPWNGNIRELRNVIEHAVIVTRSGEISPHSFPPPMRRGEEIDRRPQLNQALREWWKETYNREESPTEGMHEAFLSAAEPVIMEEALKVTGGNRQEAARILGLHRQTLREKIRKYGLNPNPTEDE, from the coding sequence ATGAGTAACATTCTGGTTGTCGATGACGAACCCTCGATCTGCTGGACGCTGGAGCAGGCTCTGGCGGATGATGGCCACGAGGTCGTGGCGACGTCGACGGCTGAAGAAGCGTTGCAGATCGCGGAGCGTCTGCGGCCCGATGTCGTCGTCATGGACATTCGGCTGCCGGGAATGGATGGACTGGAAGCGCTTGAAGCCCTGAAGAACGTGGCTCGCGATACGCCGGTGATCATGATCACCGCGTTCGGCAACCTCGATACCGCCGTGCAGGCAATCAAACGGGGAGCCTTCGAGTACCTCACCAAACCGTTTGATCTGGAGGATGCGATCCAGGTTGTCCGTCGTGCTCTGGGATCGAAGCCGTCATCGGCTGTGGGCGAACATGCTCCGCTGCCCCAGGACATGTCGCAGACCTTGCTTGGCTCCTCGCCCGGCATGCAGGCGGTTTTCCGAAAGATCGCCATGGTGGCTCCTCACGATGTCCCCGTCCTGATTACGGGTGAGAGTGGAACAGGAAAGGAGCTCGTCGCGGCTGCGATTCACCGTTACAGCAACCGATCGAGCGGGCTGTTCATCCCGGTCTGTATCCCGGCGATGAATGAGTCTGTTCTGGAGAGTGAACTGTTCGGACATTCCCGGGGGGCGTTCACGGGAGCGGTCGTCGAACGACGAGGACTTCTTCAGGCCGCCGATGGTGGAACCGCATTCCTCGATGAGATCGGAGACATCTCTCTGGCCACTCAGGTCAAGATTCTGCGCGTGCTTGAAACCAAGGCCATCACCTCTGTGGGGCGGGATGAGCAATACACGTCCGACTTTCGACTGGTGGCTGCGACCCATCGGAATCTGGAAGAAATGGTCGGTCGCGGCGAGTTCCGGGAAGATCTGTTTTACCGTCTGAGCGTCTTCCGCATCGTCATTCCGCCGCTGCGAGAACGAATGGAGGACATTCCGGTGCTGGCCAGGCACTTCATATGGAACGTCGATCCGCGACGAGTGGTCAGCCTTTCGCCTTCGGCACTCGAGGAGCTTGTCTCACGTCCGTGGAACGGAAATATCCGGGAACTGCGGAATGTGATTGAACATGCCGTAATTGTCACCCGGTCCGGGGAGATCTCGCCGCATTCATTTCCTCCGCCGATGCGCCGTGGGGAAGAAATTGATCGACGGCCGCAACTGAATCAGGCCTTGCGCGAATGGTGGAAAGAGACTTACAACCGGGAGGAGTCGCCGACGGAAGGTATGCACGAAGCTTTTCTGTCGGCCGCCGAGCCGGTCATTATGGAGGAAGCGTTGAAGGTGACCGGCGGGAATCGTCAGGAAGCAGCCCGCATTCTGGGGCTGCATCGGCAGACGTTACGAGAGAAAATCCGCAAATACGGGTTGAATCCGAACCCGACTGAGGATGAGTAG
- a CDS encoding toxin-antitoxin system HicB family antitoxin, translating into MPKKKESTGTVSFQVRLDGDIHAQLKQVAESTEMSLNQLVTGLLRGCCAHLNVGEPYRDDEGMVRTRQTAKCAFVGTRGKDLTQKDLEENEHREDAGFPPKKPTKGEVWFSLDYTGRGFVPGR; encoded by the coding sequence ATGCCAAAGAAGAAGGAGTCGACCGGGACAGTTTCTTTTCAAGTGAGATTGGATGGAGACATCCATGCTCAACTGAAGCAAGTGGCCGAGTCGACCGAGATGAGTTTGAACCAATTAGTGACAGGGCTCCTGCGGGGCTGTTGTGCCCATTTGAACGTCGGGGAGCCGTACCGCGACGACGAGGGTATGGTGCGCACTCGTCAAACGGCAAAATGTGCGTTCGTCGGCACTAGAGGTAAGGACCTAACCCAAAAAGACTTAGAAGAGAATGAACATCGGGAGGACGCAGGGTTTCCCCCGAAGAAGCCAACCAAAGGCGAAGTGTGGTTCAGCCTGGATTACACCGGACGAGGGTTCGTCCCGGGACGATAG
- a CDS encoding helix-turn-helix domain-containing protein: MSAEFESMLLRNSRETAKVLGISERKLWSLTSPRGPIPCVRMGRNVRYDLADVRAYVNAAKSISDDKCNPTREGEIRGESVNK; this comes from the coding sequence ATGAGTGCTGAATTCGAATCAATGTTACTTCGCAATTCCCGGGAGACTGCAAAGGTTCTCGGCATTAGCGAACGCAAATTGTGGAGCCTGACTTCGCCTCGTGGGCCGATCCCCTGCGTGCGGATGGGACGAAACGTTCGCTATGATCTGGCGGACGTTCGGGCCTATGTCAATGCCGCGAAGTCAATCAGCGACGATAAGTGCAACCCAACCCGAGAGGGAGAGATCCGTGGCGAGTCTGTCAACAAGTAA